Proteins encoded together in one Marinobacter salsuginis window:
- a CDS encoding ExeA family protein: MYYDFFGFREPPFSIAPDPRYLYLSDRHKEALAHLMYGVQGQGGFIVITGEVGTGKTTVSRCFIENVPDNVDIALILNPRLSARELLSSICDELEIPHEISATIKELVDLINQDLLKAHAAGRHKVLMIDEAQNLSAEVLEQLRLLTNLETAEKKLLQIVLLGQPELQEMLALPELRQLNQRVTARYHLDAIGRDELPAYLRYRLSVAGMRGDIFSQRAMTRLFRESQGIPRLINLISDRALLGAYAEGEHEITADHIRHAAKEVRGASFGPVPSRSRRSADRTQYLIVAASILVAIIGTAWLFERWSPDSAVSSGLPSAEPLKGAVERVEEQSGQVEEAPLPATEEPTRPPEQAVPDQLLDSVSAFQVLFGIWGRDYQPSEAPVACEWARESGLGCLDRQGSRRSLEFLDRPAMLQLQDEAGNTGFVVLRRLDGDTAEVALPSGNQTVSFASIERHWFGEYRVLWRLPEYLTGDGFYSNGGGEQLWIGARMMDLADMHSDSRAESDRVKRMDAEEQVRWYQAITGLTVDGIAGAMTIIQINNDLEASIPRLKPKQSEGRE, encoded by the coding sequence ATGTATTACGATTTTTTCGGCTTTCGCGAACCGCCGTTTTCCATTGCCCCGGACCCTCGTTACCTGTACCTGAGCGATCGCCACAAGGAGGCGCTGGCGCACCTGATGTATGGGGTCCAGGGGCAGGGTGGTTTTATCGTGATCACCGGTGAAGTGGGGACCGGAAAAACCACCGTTTCCCGATGTTTCATCGAAAATGTACCGGATAACGTTGATATCGCGCTGATCCTGAATCCGAGACTCTCTGCCCGGGAGCTGTTGTCCTCCATCTGTGACGAGCTGGAAATCCCCCATGAAATCAGTGCCACCATTAAGGAACTGGTGGACCTGATAAACCAGGACCTGCTCAAGGCCCATGCGGCTGGGCGCCACAAAGTGCTGATGATTGACGAAGCTCAGAACCTGTCGGCCGAGGTACTGGAACAGCTACGGCTTCTGACCAACCTGGAGACGGCAGAGAAGAAACTGCTTCAGATTGTCCTGCTTGGCCAGCCCGAGCTTCAGGAAATGTTGGCGCTGCCGGAGTTGCGACAGTTGAACCAGCGGGTAACCGCACGCTACCACCTCGACGCCATCGGGCGGGACGAGTTGCCAGCGTATCTTCGCTACCGACTCAGCGTGGCCGGCATGCGCGGCGACATATTTTCTCAGCGTGCGATGACTCGTCTCTTTCGGGAGAGTCAGGGCATTCCTCGCCTGATCAATCTGATCAGCGACCGGGCTCTATTGGGCGCTTACGCGGAAGGTGAACATGAAATCACGGCTGATCATATCCGCCACGCAGCAAAGGAAGTGCGTGGCGCTTCCTTTGGTCCCGTACCTTCACGATCACGCCGATCCGCTGACAGAACACAGTACCTGATCGTTGCCGCGTCAATACTGGTGGCCATTATCGGAACCGCCTGGTTGTTCGAGCGGTGGTCTCCCGACAGTGCAGTCTCATCAGGTCTGCCGTCGGCAGAGCCGCTGAAAGGGGCAGTTGAGCGGGTGGAGGAGCAATCCGGACAAGTTGAGGAAGCGCCATTACCGGCGACAGAAGAGCCGACTCGGCCTCCTGAGCAGGCCGTACCGGATCAGCTTCTGGATTCCGTTTCGGCGTTCCAGGTGCTTTTCGGGATCTGGGGAAGGGACTACCAGCCATCGGAAGCGCCCGTGGCCTGCGAATGGGCCCGAGAAAGCGGGCTGGGGTGTCTTGATCGACAGGGCAGCCGCCGAAGCCTGGAATTTCTCGACCGCCCGGCCATGCTTCAGCTTCAGGATGAGGCCGGCAACACCGGTTTTGTCGTGCTCCGCAGACTCGATGGCGATACGGCAGAGGTGGCCCTACCGTCTGGCAACCAGACTGTTTCCTTTGCCAGTATCGAGCGCCACTGGTTCGGTGAATATCGGGTACTCTGGCGCTTGCCCGAATACCTGACGGGAGACGGGTTCTACAGTAATGGCGGTGGTGAGCAACTCTGGATCGGTGCGCGAATGATGGACCTGGCGGATATGCACAGTGATTCCCGTGCTGAAAGCGATCGCGTTAAACGAATGGATGCGGAAGAGCAGGTTCGCTGGTATCAGGCAATTACAGGGCTCACTGTGGATGGAATTGCTGGCGCCATGACGATCATCCAGATCAACAATGATTTGGAGGCTTCCATTCCTCGCCTTAAGCCCAAGCAGTCTGAAGGTCGAGAGTAA
- a CDS encoding general secretion pathway protein GspB translates to MSYILDALRKSETERQQGRVPDLGQQVQLIHRPKKKRVSPAVWVALALMLNAGVLAFLFWPGTPLPWGSADQAEVSPGQDIVKNAPEPVSVTPDAESDPMSESPVAETGAVPESDVADSTPPPIATETPEPERRERATVIVPSSAISETTVPVVEQRQADRVPHLVELPLSFQKSVPDLTFNSHIYSSSPASRRVMINNTYLRVGDTFEGLRVDDITEEGVVLSRDGRRFRVGVVRDWVSPR, encoded by the coding sequence ATGTCTTACATTCTTGACGCATTGCGAAAATCTGAAACCGAGCGGCAGCAGGGGCGCGTTCCTGACCTCGGTCAGCAGGTTCAGCTGATACATCGTCCGAAGAAAAAGCGGGTGTCGCCGGCTGTTTGGGTAGCGCTGGCACTGATGCTTAACGCGGGTGTTCTCGCCTTCCTATTCTGGCCGGGCACGCCGCTGCCCTGGGGTTCTGCGGATCAGGCAGAGGTGTCACCCGGACAGGATATTGTGAAGAACGCACCGGAACCGGTTTCGGTGACGCCCGATGCGGAATCGGATCCGATGTCGGAAAGCCCTGTCGCCGAGACGGGGGCAGTTCCGGAATCCGACGTCGCTGATTCAACGCCTCCGCCAATTGCCACTGAAACGCCTGAACCTGAGCGCAGGGAGCGGGCGACGGTTATCGTGCCCTCATCCGCAATATCCGAGACCACCGTGCCGGTAGTGGAACAGCGGCAGGCAGACCGTGTGCCTCATCTGGTAGAGTTGCCGCTTTCATTCCAGAAGAGCGTTCCGGATTTGACCTTTAACAGCCATATCTATTCGTCCTCTCCCGCATCCCGCCGGGTGATGATCAACAATACATATCTTCGGGTGGGCGATACGTTCGAGGGCCTGCGAGTGGACGATATCACCGAAGAGGGCGTGGTGTTGAGCCGTGACGGGCGCCGTTTCCGGGTTGGCGTTGTGCGGGACTGGGTGAGCCCCCGCTGA